Proteins encoded by one window of Brevibacterium atlanticum:
- a CDS encoding ABC transporter ATP-binding protein, translating to MSMISIRDLNLSVTTGKETSHILRDVSFDLEAGSITGVAGASGSGKTQTGLAIMGLSPAGAELSGSIDFDGVELVGMPAKAHNRLRGAQLSMVFQDPASAFHPMLTVGDQITDHLRHHQKVSKKQALAKAVDILGRTRVPHPDEAVRKYPHQFSGGQLQRIAFASAIICDPKVLIADEPTTALDVTVQAGILRLLRELCDDLDLAVLLVTHDFGVLSSVADSIVVMKNGVVVETGDRETVITAPKHEYTRSLIESLPGAEVAS from the coding sequence ATGAGCATGATCAGCATCAGAGACCTCAATCTCTCCGTCACCACCGGCAAAGAGACCTCGCACATCCTCCGGGACGTCTCGTTCGACCTCGAGGCCGGTTCGATCACCGGAGTCGCCGGTGCCTCCGGGTCCGGTAAGACACAAACCGGGTTGGCCATCATGGGCCTCTCCCCGGCGGGGGCGGAACTGAGCGGAAGCATCGACTTCGACGGCGTCGAACTCGTCGGAATGCCGGCCAAGGCCCACAACCGGCTGCGCGGGGCGCAGCTGTCGATGGTGTTCCAGGATCCGGCCTCGGCATTCCACCCCATGCTCACCGTCGGCGACCAGATCACCGACCATCTGCGGCACCACCAGAAGGTGTCGAAGAAGCAGGCGCTGGCGAAGGCCGTCGACATCCTGGGCCGCACACGGGTCCCCCACCCCGACGAGGCCGTGCGCAAGTACCCGCATCAGTTCTCCGGCGGGCAGCTGCAGCGGATCGCCTTCGCCTCGGCGATCATCTGCGATCCGAAGGTCCTCATCGCCGACGAACCGACCACGGCGCTCGACGTCACCGTGCAGGCCGGCATCCTCCGTCTCCTCCGTGAACTCTGCGACGACCTCGACCTCGCGGTCCTGCTCGTCACCCACGATTTCGGGGTGCTGTCCTCGGTGGCCGATTCCATCGTCGTGATGAAGAACGGCGTCGTCGTCGAGACCGGTGACCGGGAGACCGTGATCACCGCACCGAAGCACGAATACACACGGTCGCTCATCGAATCGCTGCCGGGAGCGGAGGTCGCATCATGA
- a CDS encoding VOC family protein, with protein sequence MTDTQNSTDPTAPDSTAQSPIAALAMVTLDAPDAAALGRFYSAVLGWPIAYSDENYAMLTGPSHALGIGTIPDYQRPNWPDDGHKQFHLDLAADDIEAAADQCVALGATRADPQPGETWVVLIDPAGHPFCLSDAKNWG encoded by the coding sequence ATGACCGACACACAGAACTCCACAGACCCGACCGCCCCCGACAGCACGGCCCAGTCCCCCATCGCCGCTCTGGCCATGGTCACCCTCGACGCCCCGGATGCTGCGGCACTCGGCCGTTTCTACTCCGCCGTCCTCGGCTGGCCGATCGCCTATTCCGATGAGAACTATGCGATGCTCACCGGCCCCAGCCACGCTCTGGGCATCGGCACGATCCCGGACTATCAGCGCCCGAACTGGCCCGATGACGGGCACAAGCAGTTCCACCTCGACCTCGCAGCCGATGACATCGAGGCCGCAGCCGACCAATGTGTGGCCCTCGGCGCCACCCGCGCCGATCCGCAGCCCGGCGAGACCTGGGTCGTGCTCATCGACCCTGCCGGGCACCCGTTCTGCCTCTCGGATGCGAAGAACTGGGGCTGA
- a CDS encoding helix-turn-helix domain-containing protein: MDDAVTRKNTSPAPEHLYGRVLKPGELLEHAQYSSVRVVAERLRPFVKRYWAVDWDLPDGESYQTATVAEPTINLTFEYGTSRRANTDGPGVWVTGPVTQRRFDVGIFGRGGVFGVNFHLGATLAFSGQMPADIRDTTVPAAQWFPALESDLGLTDSDFSLSDGPDISALAEAVESWLLSRRPQMTGGYMRLKHLLDILDDPEVVSLRMLSERAGVTERTLQRLFSRFCGVGAKKILTRARIIDAVGAIDRGWDDSLADLGARFGWFDQSHFNADFLRVTGFSPGEYAQRRSARTQRD, encoded by the coding sequence ATGGACGATGCCGTCACTAGGAAAAATACGTCACCGGCGCCCGAGCATCTCTATGGTCGCGTCCTCAAGCCGGGGGAGCTGCTCGAACATGCTCAGTATTCGTCGGTCCGCGTGGTCGCGGAGCGCCTGCGCCCCTTCGTCAAACGCTATTGGGCCGTCGATTGGGATCTTCCCGACGGCGAGAGCTACCAGACCGCGACAGTTGCCGAGCCGACGATCAACCTGACCTTCGAATACGGGACGAGCCGGCGGGCGAACACCGACGGACCGGGAGTGTGGGTGACGGGTCCGGTGACGCAGCGACGCTTCGACGTCGGGATCTTCGGCCGCGGCGGAGTCTTCGGGGTGAACTTCCACCTCGGGGCGACCTTGGCCTTCTCCGGGCAGATGCCGGCCGACATCCGCGACACCACCGTTCCCGCAGCACAGTGGTTTCCCGCCCTCGAATCCGATCTGGGACTGACAGATTCGGACTTCAGTCTGTCGGATGGCCCGGACATCTCCGCGCTCGCCGAGGCGGTCGAGTCGTGGCTGCTCTCCCGCCGACCGCAGATGACCGGGGGTTATATGCGGCTCAAGCACCTACTCGACATCCTCGATGATCCGGAGGTCGTGAGCCTGAGAATGCTCTCCGAACGTGCCGGTGTCACCGAACGCACGCTGCAGAGGCTGTTCAGCCGCTTCTGCGGAGTCGGCGCGAAGAAGATCCTCACCCGGGCTCGGATCATCGACGCCGTCGGGGCCATCGACCGCGGATGGGATGATTCCCTGGCCGATCTCGGTGCTCGCTTCGGCTGGTTCGATCAGTCCCATTTCAACGCCGACTTCCTCCGCGTCACCGGCTTCAGTCCCGGCGAATACGCGCAGAGGAGATCGGCACGGACCCAACGCGACTGA
- a CDS encoding molybdopterin-dependent oxidoreductase, protein MTDRRTFSSVLSGIVATVIYFGTAELIARGLGIVSAPALILGQILIPLMPTALIKAAIAVFGTGDKLALVITIVIGGAALGALIGWIGANRRGLSIVLLIGFGLLPAVLTVTTGDELSAALPTLGGVAAGAIVYLVLQYLLDRGRHRGFDEAGRPDARPAEGPATVTGEQDARRPDRRAFFGLAAGLGAIGIAAVAAGQSAASLARSAAGTVTRLVLPRPAASAPEIPAGAELDVTGLTPLVTANEDFYRIDTALIPPSVDAETWQLRIHGLVEHEVTITMAELLDLPLEEHYVSLACVSNEVGGDLVGNAKWLGYPIRDLLARAKPKAGADMVLSGSDDGFTASTPLEVLTDDRAALLAVGMNGHALPRDHGYPARLVVPGLYGYVSATKWVTDLEVTRFADREAYWTTRGWSTHGPVLVASRIDVPRPGASVTPKDGGRVSTAGMAWAQHTGIEKVQVSVDNGDWQTADLSEELTADTWRQWRCELTGLSRDTHTVSVRAIDADGNIQTSQRRPAIPGAATGLHDRQFTVQ, encoded by the coding sequence ATGACCGACCGTCGCACGTTCTCCTCCGTCCTGTCCGGGATCGTCGCCACCGTCATCTACTTCGGCACCGCCGAACTCATCGCCCGCGGACTCGGCATCGTCTCGGCCCCGGCGCTCATCCTCGGCCAGATCCTCATCCCGCTCATGCCGACCGCCCTCATCAAGGCGGCGATCGCGGTCTTCGGCACCGGGGACAAACTCGCGCTGGTCATCACCATCGTCATCGGCGGAGCCGCACTCGGGGCGCTCATCGGCTGGATCGGTGCCAACCGACGGGGACTCTCGATCGTCCTGCTCATCGGCTTCGGCCTGCTGCCCGCCGTGCTCACCGTGACCACCGGCGACGAGCTGTCCGCCGCGCTGCCGACGCTCGGCGGGGTCGCCGCCGGCGCGATCGTCTACCTCGTGCTCCAGTACCTCCTCGATCGCGGCCGACACCGGGGATTCGACGAGGCGGGACGACCCGACGCACGACCAGCAGAAGGCCCGGCGACAGTCACAGGAGAACAGGACGCACGACGGCCCGACCGGCGGGCCTTCTTCGGCCTCGCGGCGGGACTCGGTGCGATCGGAATCGCGGCCGTCGCCGCCGGTCAGTCAGCGGCCTCGCTGGCCCGGAGTGCGGCAGGCACGGTGACGCGGCTCGTCCTGCCCCGCCCGGCCGCCTCGGCGCCGGAGATACCGGCCGGGGCCGAACTCGACGTCACCGGGCTCACCCCGTTGGTGACCGCGAATGAGGATTTCTACCGCATCGATACCGCGCTCATCCCGCCGTCGGTCGATGCCGAGACGTGGCAGCTGCGCATCCATGGACTCGTCGAACACGAAGTGACGATCACCATGGCCGAGCTGCTCGACCTGCCGCTCGAAGAGCACTACGTGAGTCTCGCCTGCGTGTCCAACGAGGTCGGCGGGGACCTCGTCGGCAACGCGAAGTGGCTCGGATACCCGATCCGGGACCTGCTGGCCCGAGCGAAGCCGAAGGCCGGGGCGGACATGGTCCTCTCGGGCTCCGATGACGGTTTCACTGCCTCCACCCCGCTCGAGGTGCTCACCGACGACCGGGCGGCCCTGCTCGCGGTGGGCATGAACGGCCACGCGCTGCCCCGCGACCACGGGTACCCGGCGCGCCTCGTCGTTCCCGGTCTCTACGGGTACGTCTCGGCAACGAAATGGGTGACCGACCTCGAAGTCACCCGATTCGCGGACAGGGAAGCGTATTGGACGACCCGCGGCTGGTCCACGCATGGGCCGGTGCTCGTGGCCTCCCGCATCGACGTGCCGCGTCCCGGAGCGTCCGTGACGCCCAAGGACGGCGGACGGGTGAGCACCGCGGGCATGGCCTGGGCTCAGCACACGGGGATCGAGAAGGTGCAGGTGAGCGTCGACAACGGCGACTGGCAGACCGCCGATCTCAGCGAAGAGCTCACCGCCGACACGTGGCGGCAGTGGCGGTGCGAACTCACCGGACTGAGCCGGGACACGCACACGGTGAGCGTGCGCGCGATCGACGCCGACGGCAACATCCAGACCTCGCAGCGACGGCCTGCCATCCCCGGTGCCGCCACCGGTCTGCACGACCGCCAATTCACCGTGCAGTGA
- a CDS encoding ABC transporter ATP-binding protein, translating into MTPTGHTSTQARDESTAAGAPLLALDSVSCEYKLDGGGRFRAVDGVSLQLGRSEVLGLVGESGCGKSTLAKLICGLEKPAGGSITFDGSPVRALGLKKRAKSLLGVQMVFQNPYASLNPRRRIRDQLEDALALDPSGSWSVESLLEAVDLPADSAQRYSHSFSGGQRQRIAIARALAAGPKVLVGDEPIASLDAFLQARIARMMRDLAIDSGASMIFISHDLSVVRDIADRVAVMEAGRIVEVAPTAEIWNDPQHPYTKKLLAAIPKVDGKGIIPG; encoded by the coding sequence ATGACACCGACCGGTCACACCTCGACCCAAGCCCGCGACGAGTCCACCGCCGCCGGTGCCCCGCTGCTCGCGCTCGATTCCGTGTCGTGCGAATACAAGCTCGACGGCGGCGGACGGTTCCGCGCGGTCGACGGGGTCTCCCTGCAGCTCGGACGTTCCGAGGTGCTCGGACTCGTCGGTGAGTCCGGCTGCGGAAAGTCCACTCTGGCGAAGCTCATCTGCGGGCTCGAGAAACCGGCCGGAGGCTCCATCACCTTCGACGGCAGTCCGGTGAGGGCCTTGGGTCTGAAGAAGCGGGCGAAGAGCCTGCTCGGCGTCCAGATGGTCTTCCAGAACCCCTACGCCTCGCTCAACCCCCGGCGGCGCATCCGTGATCAGCTCGAGGACGCCCTCGCTTTGGACCCGTCCGGGAGCTGGAGTGTCGAGTCGCTGCTCGAGGCGGTCGACCTGCCGGCGGACTCCGCGCAGCGTTATTCGCATTCGTTCTCCGGCGGGCAGCGGCAGCGCATTGCGATCGCCCGTGCCTTGGCGGCCGGTCCGAAGGTGCTCGTCGGCGATGAGCCGATCGCCTCTCTCGATGCGTTCCTGCAGGCGCGCATCGCACGGATGATGCGCGACCTCGCCATCGACTCCGGCGCGTCGATGATCTTTATCAGCCATGACCTCTCGGTCGTCCGCGACATCGCCGACCGGGTCGCCGTCATGGAGGCCGGTCGCATCGTCGAGGTCGCGCCGACCGCGGAGATCTGGAACGACCCGCAGCACCCGTACACGAAGAAGCTGTTGGCCGCCATTCCCAAGGTCGACGGTAAGGGCATCATCCCCGGCTGA
- a CDS encoding ABC transporter permease — MSIGTPKYSAEGSTGTEAAVRDPLTPGVKRWQFRFPRSLRTPLGFVGAAILLIWLLVAIFAPLIAPFDPLAQDFPRLAAPGGENVLGTDTLGRDVFSRIVVAARTTLPAAVFVVICSAVLGSVLGAIAGYFGRAVDEIIMRIADLVFAFPTIILAMVIAAALGPGLKNAIIAILLVSWPSYARVTRSLVMTARSSEYVIAGRLLGFSAGRSLIREIAPNVISPVVVLATLDVGSAILTMAGLSFLSLGAVPPTPDWGAMISEGVSQFAAWWIAFFPGLCILTIVMAFNFIGDSLRDTLDPHTAQEVGETTS, encoded by the coding sequence ATGAGCATCGGCACTCCCAAATACTCCGCCGAGGGCTCCACCGGCACCGAGGCGGCCGTCCGTGACCCGCTCACCCCCGGTGTGAAGCGGTGGCAGTTCCGATTCCCGAGGTCCCTGCGCACCCCGTTGGGCTTCGTCGGTGCTGCCATCCTCCTCATCTGGCTGCTCGTGGCGATCTTCGCCCCGCTCATCGCCCCATTCGATCCGCTGGCCCAGGACTTCCCACGGCTCGCGGCACCCGGCGGAGAGAATGTGCTCGGTACCGACACTCTGGGTCGAGATGTGTTCTCCCGCATCGTCGTCGCCGCAAGGACCACACTGCCGGCCGCCGTGTTCGTCGTCATCTGCTCGGCGGTTCTCGGTTCGGTGCTCGGAGCGATCGCCGGCTACTTCGGCCGTGCCGTCGACGAGATCATCATGCGTATCGCCGACCTCGTCTTCGCGTTCCCCACGATCATCCTCGCCATGGTCATCGCCGCAGCGCTGGGGCCGGGTCTGAAGAACGCGATCATCGCGATCCTGCTCGTGTCCTGGCCCTCCTACGCCCGTGTCACCCGGTCACTGGTGATGACGGCTCGCAGCAGCGAATACGTCATCGCCGGTCGCCTCCTCGGTTTCAGCGCCGGCCGGTCACTCATCCGCGAGATCGCGCCCAACGTCATCTCACCGGTCGTCGTGCTCGCCACCCTCGACGTCGGCTCAGCGATCCTCACGATGGCCGGCCTGTCATTCCTGTCCCTGGGTGCTGTCCCGCCGACTCCCGACTGGGGCGCGATGATCAGCGAGGGTGTCTCACAGTTCGCCGCCTGGTGGATCGCGTTCTTCCCCGGCCTGTGCATCCTCACCATCGTCATGGCCTTCAACTTCATCGGCGACAGTCTGCGCGACACCCTTGACCCGCACACCGCACAGGAAGTCGGTGAGACGACATCATGA
- a CDS encoding aldehyde dehydrogenase family protein, whose protein sequence is MTDTTTTDQALRDRGEAALRSIIDGDNGLWIGGRPQTGDGDQIDLISPSDGTVLGSLTAAGRHQLDETVTRARTAFDTGDWAGDATLRTRVLRRLADLVEDDAAEIAYLDAVEAGKIAVGSVDEDVPDVVANLRFAADLISHDDGRYLRSADGWGWVTTVPAGIVAAILPWNYPIAMLGWKVAPALAAGNAMIIKTSEDSTLSALHFARLATKAGVPDGILNVLTGTGPGIGAAMGLHEDIDVLTFTGSGPVGRSFLESSARSNLKKVSLELGGRAGYIVDADHAGDFTAIAADIIGAAFGTSGQNCTAASRVICVGADDERFADFRTALIAATEALTVGDPFDPATDIGPVINTKARDRITTWVDEAVDQGARIANTRAEVPPTGTWYPPTVIESVPDDSRLGSGEIFGPVTHLVRCDTREAAVALINDEPYGLASTVWCEDIGRVRWWADRIRVGTLAVNGYSEGTEATPFGGMRQSGFWGRDNGPEALASYQETMTVWVADD, encoded by the coding sequence ATGACCGACACCACCACGACCGATCAGGCCCTGCGCGACCGCGGCGAGGCCGCACTGCGCTCCATCATCGACGGCGACAACGGGCTGTGGATCGGCGGTCGACCCCAAACAGGTGACGGCGACCAGATCGACCTCATCTCACCGAGCGACGGAACGGTCCTCGGCAGCCTCACCGCGGCTGGCCGGCACCAACTCGATGAGACCGTGACTCGGGCACGCACCGCCTTCGACACCGGCGACTGGGCCGGTGACGCGACGCTGCGGACCCGCGTGCTGCGTCGACTGGCCGACCTCGTCGAGGACGACGCCGCAGAGATCGCCTACCTCGACGCCGTCGAAGCCGGGAAGATCGCCGTCGGCAGCGTCGATGAGGACGTCCCTGATGTCGTCGCGAACCTGAGGTTCGCCGCCGACCTCATCTCCCACGATGACGGCCGCTACCTGCGCAGCGCGGACGGCTGGGGGTGGGTGACGACAGTGCCCGCCGGCATCGTCGCCGCCATCCTGCCGTGGAACTATCCCATCGCCATGCTCGGTTGGAAGGTCGCCCCCGCACTGGCCGCCGGGAACGCGATGATCATCAAGACCTCCGAGGACTCGACACTCAGCGCCCTCCACTTCGCCCGCCTCGCCACGAAGGCCGGCGTCCCCGACGGCATCCTCAACGTGCTCACCGGCACAGGTCCGGGCATCGGCGCCGCCATGGGGCTGCACGAGGACATCGACGTACTCACCTTCACCGGGTCCGGCCCAGTCGGGCGGTCCTTCCTCGAATCCTCCGCCCGGTCGAACCTCAAGAAGGTCTCCCTCGAACTCGGCGGCCGGGCCGGCTACATCGTCGACGCCGACCATGCCGGCGACTTCACCGCCATCGCCGCCGACATCATCGGGGCCGCGTTCGGCACGAGCGGGCAGAACTGCACGGCCGCCTCGCGGGTGATCTGTGTCGGTGCCGACGACGAACGCTTCGCCGACTTCCGCACCGCCCTCATCGCCGCGACCGAGGCACTGACCGTCGGCGACCCCTTCGATCCGGCGACCGACATCGGTCCCGTGATCAACACGAAAGCCCGCGACCGGATCACCACCTGGGTCGACGAAGCCGTGGACCAGGGCGCGCGGATCGCGAACACCCGCGCCGAGGTGCCTCCCACCGGCACCTGGTACCCGCCGACCGTCATCGAATCCGTCCCCGATGACAGCCGCCTCGGAAGCGGCGAGATCTTCGGCCCCGTCACGCACCTCGTCCGCTGCGACACCCGCGAAGCCGCGGTGGCCCTGATCAACGACGAACCCTACGGCCTGGCCTCGACCGTGTGGTGCGAGGACATCGGCCGGGTGCGCTGGTGGGCCGACCGGATCCGAGTGGGCACGCTCGCCGTCAACGGCTACAGCGAAGGCACCGAGGCGACCCCGTTCGGCGGAATGCGACAGTCCGGATTCTGGGGCCGCGACAACGGACCCGAAGCCCTGGCTTCCTATCAGGAGACGATGACCGTGTGGGTGGCCGACGACTGA
- the iadA gene encoding beta-aspartyl-peptidase, giving the protein MVMLIRGAEIFAPEPLGVRDILVEGSRIAHIGEVDPVAIAALPGAQVIEASRLTATPGFIDPHVHITGGGGEGGYATRTPEIAVTDILRSGVTTVVGCLGTDSVTRTHAGLLAKARGLEEEGITTFVYTGSYQLPARTITGSVIDDIVLIDKVIGAGEIAVSERRSFQPTVEALADIVSQCHVGGLLSGKAGVTHFHVGSHESRLTPLHRLLDDYPIAPPAVYATHITRDEELVADAVALAAKGAFVDMTAGTSTVESVRRYVELGGDLDRLTLSSDANGSLPRFDAQGRLIDLKVADQSTLFEQVWACAESSGLSLTQVLAFVTANTADALKLSRKGRIVPGHDADLLLFDEGRTLRHGFAMGHQTISDGELLVRGTFDAAPSQTPRSQSHPDRSGRD; this is encoded by the coding sequence ATGGTCATGCTGATCCGCGGGGCGGAGATCTTCGCCCCCGAACCGCTGGGGGTCCGCGACATCCTCGTCGAAGGTTCCCGCATCGCCCATATCGGTGAGGTGGATCCGGTCGCCATCGCCGCGTTGCCCGGTGCCCAGGTCATCGAGGCCTCCCGACTCACCGCCACACCCGGCTTCATCGATCCGCATGTGCACATCACCGGCGGTGGCGGCGAGGGAGGCTATGCGACCCGTACTCCGGAGATCGCCGTCACCGACATCCTCCGTTCGGGCGTGACCACCGTCGTCGGCTGCCTCGGCACCGATTCCGTCACCCGCACGCATGCAGGTCTCCTCGCCAAGGCTCGGGGTCTCGAGGAGGAGGGGATCACGACGTTCGTCTACACCGGAAGCTACCAGCTCCCGGCACGCACGATCACCGGGTCGGTGATCGATGACATCGTGCTCATCGACAAGGTCATCGGTGCCGGAGAGATCGCCGTGTCCGAACGACGCTCGTTCCAACCCACGGTCGAGGCACTCGCCGACATCGTCAGTCAGTGCCATGTCGGCGGGCTGCTCAGCGGCAAGGCCGGTGTCACGCACTTCCACGTCGGGTCCCATGAGTCGAGGCTGACCCCGCTCCATCGCCTCCTCGACGACTATCCGATCGCTCCGCCTGCCGTCTACGCCACGCACATCACCCGGGATGAGGAGCTCGTCGCCGATGCCGTTGCGTTGGCGGCGAAGGGAGCTTTCGTCGATATGACAGCCGGTACCTCGACTGTGGAGTCGGTGCGCCGGTATGTCGAGCTCGGCGGTGACCTGGACCGGCTGACCCTGTCCTCGGACGCCAACGGAAGCCTGCCGAGGTTCGATGCCCAGGGCCGTCTGATCGACCTGAAGGTGGCCGACCAGTCGACCCTGTTTGAGCAGGTGTGGGCCTGCGCCGAGTCCAGCGGACTCTCCCTGACCCAGGTGCTCGCCTTCGTCACCGCCAATACCGCCGATGCCCTCAAGCTCTCCCGCAAGGGCCGGATCGTGCCCGGGCATGACGCCGACCTGCTGCTGTTCGATGAGGGCCGGACGCTCCGACACGGTTTCGCCATGGGGCACCAGACCATCAGCGACGGAGAACTGCTGGTCCGTGGGACGTTCGATGCGGCACCGTCTCAGACACCACGATCTCAGTCGCACCCGGACCGCAGCGGTCGGGACTGA
- a CDS encoding dihydrodipicolinate synthase family protein, with product MTNPMRGVFAVPTTPFAEDGAQNLEALSRRIDEVVAAGVTGVLGLGATGEALALSPAEREAQIKTLVSAVDGRAHIVIGCMAYTPAEMSAQISRAAGWGADAVMVTPPFYGGLEPDAVIAALHPVLAAAEVPAMVYNNPHSTGTDLLPDHLAALADTGGLWSIKETSGAATRIRELRETLGQDIEIFVGADGIALEGFAQGASGWVAASAWLLPEHCQRLWALADSGDWAGAVELWTKLGSALGLIEGSSAFVSLIKQALGRRGHEQGPVRAPLPTADTESLTALLDAIAALEEER from the coding sequence ATGACGAATCCGATGCGCGGCGTCTTCGCCGTTCCCACGACTCCCTTCGCCGAGGACGGTGCCCAGAACCTCGAGGCCCTGAGCCGACGCATCGACGAGGTCGTCGCTGCGGGCGTGACCGGCGTCCTCGGCCTCGGCGCCACAGGGGAGGCCCTGGCGCTGAGCCCCGCCGAACGCGAAGCTCAGATCAAGACCCTCGTCTCCGCCGTCGACGGTCGTGCCCATATCGTCATCGGATGCATGGCCTACACCCCGGCCGAGATGAGTGCGCAGATCAGCCGGGCCGCCGGTTGGGGAGCCGATGCCGTCATGGTCACCCCTCCCTTCTACGGCGGGCTCGAACCCGACGCCGTCATCGCTGCCCTGCATCCGGTCTTGGCCGCCGCCGAGGTTCCGGCCATGGTCTACAACAACCCGCATTCCACGGGTACCGACCTGCTCCCGGACCACCTCGCCGCACTCGCCGACACGGGAGGGCTCTGGAGTATCAAGGAGACCTCAGGAGCGGCCACCCGCATCCGTGAACTGCGTGAGACCCTCGGTCAGGACATCGAGATCTTCGTCGGCGCCGACGGGATCGCCCTCGAAGGATTCGCTCAAGGCGCCAGTGGTTGGGTCGCCGCCTCGGCGTGGCTGCTGCCCGAGCACTGCCAGCGACTGTGGGCACTCGCCGATTCGGGGGACTGGGCCGGCGCTGTCGAGCTGTGGACGAAGCTCGGATCCGCGCTCGGGCTCATCGAGGGCAGCTCCGCGTTCGTCTCACTCATCAAACAAGCCCTCGGCCGCCGCGGGCACGAACAGGGACCGGTGCGCGCACCTCTGCCGACGGCCGACACGGAATCGCTCACCGCGCTTCTCGACGCGATCGCCGCCCTGGAGGAGGAACGATGA
- a CDS encoding ABC transporter permease, producing the protein MAEAAPTAASTTETTPTSGTTTGDAAQRIEPPKLHPLLRFILIRIGISVLLIWGVTIVTFLLTNLVPTDPVAAILGDRAAADPEIVAQTRERLGLDQPLIVQYFTYLSNLLHGDLGVSNQTRTPVLDSIGQVFPASIELGIGAILISVILGLLLGLLSALKQNTIVDHAIRTLSLIGISAPTFWIATVAYFVFFFKLRVIPGAGRLDPWITPPPKVTGLYTLDSLLAGQMATFTNALGHLILPSCVLALFTIGLLTRFSRSSVLDIIKFDYVTAAKAKGLPTSTVVFKYIFRGALVPIITVVGLAFGSLLSGAVLTETVFAWNGLGQYAYRGATTLDLPVIMGVGLVIGIVYIIVNFIVDLIYGFVDPRVRVR; encoded by the coding sequence ATGGCGGAAGCCGCACCAACGGCAGCGTCCACCACCGAGACGACTCCGACCTCAGGCACCACCACCGGTGATGCCGCCCAGAGGATCGAACCGCCGAAGCTTCATCCGCTGCTCCGGTTCATCCTCATCAGAATCGGCATCTCGGTCCTCCTCATCTGGGGCGTGACGATCGTGACGTTCCTGCTCACGAACCTCGTGCCCACCGACCCGGTCGCCGCAATACTGGGCGACCGGGCGGCTGCGGACCCGGAGATCGTGGCGCAGACCCGTGAACGGCTCGGCCTCGACCAACCACTCATCGTCCAGTACTTCACCTACCTGAGCAATCTGCTCCACGGGGACCTGGGAGTCTCCAACCAGACGCGCACCCCAGTGCTCGACTCGATCGGGCAGGTCTTCCCCGCCTCGATCGAACTCGGCATCGGTGCCATCCTCATCTCCGTCATCCTCGGGCTGCTGCTCGGTCTGCTCAGCGCGCTCAAGCAGAACACGATCGTCGACCATGCGATCCGCACGCTCAGCCTCATCGGCATCTCCGCCCCGACGTTCTGGATCGCGACCGTCGCCTACTTCGTGTTCTTCTTCAAACTCCGCGTCATCCCCGGTGCCGGGCGTCTCGATCCGTGGATCACTCCCCCGCCGAAGGTCACGGGACTCTATACGCTCGATTCCCTGCTGGCCGGGCAGATGGCGACCTTCACCAATGCACTCGGACACCTCATCCTCCCCTCGTGCGTGCTCGCCCTGTTCACGATCGGACTGCTCACCCGCTTCTCGCGCTCGAGCGTGCTCGACATCATCAAGTTCGACTACGTCACCGCAGCGAAGGCCAAGGGCCTGCCCACCAGCACTGTCGTGTTCAAATACATCTTCCGCGGCGCCCTGGTCCCGATCATCACCGTCGTCGGACTCGCGTTCGGCTCCCTGCTTTCGGGAGCCGTGCTCACCGAGACGGTGTTCGCCTGGAACGGCCTCGGCCAATACGCTTACCGCGGAGCGACGACGCTCGACTTGCCCGTCATCATGGGGGTCGGCCTCGTCATCGGCATCGTCTACATCATCGTCAATTTCATCGTCGACCTGATCTACGGCTTTGTGGATCCGAGAGTGAGGGTGAGATGA